The following coding sequences lie in one Pan paniscus chromosome X, NHGRI_mPanPan1-v2.0_pri, whole genome shotgun sequence genomic window:
- the LOC117977697 gene encoding chondrosarcoma-associated gene 2/3 protein isoform X1 yields MWIGLIQLVEGVKRKDQGFLEKEFSHKTNIIMSCEFLACWPAFTVLGDARGDQVDWSRLLRDTGLVKMSRKPRASSPLSNNHPPTPKRRGSGRHPLNPGPEALSKFPRQPGREKGPIKEVPGTKASP; encoded by the exons ATGTGGATAGGCCTCATCCAATTAGTTGAAGGTGTTAAGAGAAAAGACCAAGGTTTCTTGGAAAAGGAATTCTCCCACAAGACTAACATAATAATGTCGTGTGAGTTTCTAGCCTGCTGGCCTGCCTTCACTGTCCTGGGGGACGCTCGGGGAGACCAGGTGGACTGGAGTAGACTGTTGAGAGACACTGGTCTGGTGAAGATGTCCAGGAAACCACGAGCCTCCAGCCCATTGTCCAACAACCACCCACCAACACCAAAGAGGCGAGGAAGTGGAAGGCATCCTCTCAACCCTGGCCCAGAAGCCCTATCAAA GTTCCCAAGACAACCCGGAAGGGAAAAGGGACCCATCAAGGAAGTTCCAGGAACAAAAGCCTCTCCCTAA
- the LOC117977697 gene encoding chondrosarcoma-associated gene 2/3 protein isoform X2 has product MWIGLIQLVEGVKRKDQGFLEKEFSHKTNIIMSCEFLACWPAFTVLGDARGDQVDWSRLLRDTGLVKMSRKPRASSPLSNNHPPTPKRFPRQPGREKGPIKEVPGTKASP; this is encoded by the exons ATGTGGATAGGCCTCATCCAATTAGTTGAAGGTGTTAAGAGAAAAGACCAAGGTTTCTTGGAAAAGGAATTCTCCCACAAGACTAACATAATAATGTCGTGTGAGTTTCTAGCCTGCTGGCCTGCCTTCACTGTCCTGGGGGACGCTCGGGGAGACCAGGTGGACTGGAGTAGACTGTTGAGAGACACTGGTCTGGTGAAGATGTCCAGGAAACCACGAGCCTCCAGCCCATTGTCCAACAACCACCCACCAACACCAAAGAG GTTCCCAAGACAACCCGGAAGGGAAAAGGGACCCATCAAGGAAGTTCCAGGAACAAAAGCCTCTCCCTAA
- the LOC117977697 gene encoding chondrosarcoma-associated gene 1 protein isoform X3 translates to MTAATACWPAFTVLGDARGDQVDWSRLLRDTGLVKMSRKPRASSPLSNNHPPTPKRFPRQPGREKGPIKEVPGTKASP, encoded by the exons CCTGCTGGCCTGCCTTCACTGTCCTGGGGGACGCTCGGGGAGACCAGGTGGACTGGAGTAGACTGTTGAGAGACACTGGTCTGGTGAAGATGTCCAGGAAACCACGAGCCTCCAGCCCATTGTCCAACAACCACCCACCAACACCAAAGAG GTTCCCAAGACAACCCGGAAGGGAAAAGGGACCCATCAAGGAAGTTCCAGGAACAAAAGCCTCTCCCTAA
- the MAGEA2B gene encoding melanoma-associated antigen 2 — protein MPLEQRSQHCKPEEGLEARGEARGLVGAQAPATEEQQIASSSSTLVEVTLGEVPAADSPSPPHSPQGASSFSTTINYTLWRQSDEGSSNQEEEGPRMFPDLESEFQAAISRKMVELVHFLLLKYRAREPVTKAEMLESVIRNFQDFFPVIFSKASEYLQLVFGIEVVEVVPISHLYILVTCLGLSYDGLLGDNQIMPKTGLLIIVLAIIAIEGDCAPEEKIWEELSMLEVFEGGEDSVFEHPRKLLMQDLVQENYLEYRQVPGSDPACYEFLWGPRALIETSYVKVLHHTLKMGGEPHISYPPLHEWALREGEE, from the coding sequence ATGCCTCTTGAGCAGAGGAGTCAGCACTGCAAGCCTGAAGAAGGCCTTGAGGCCCGAGGAGAGGCCCGGGGCCTGGTGGGTGCGCAGGCTCCTGCTACTGAGGAGCAGCAGATCGCTTCTTCCTCTTCTACTCTAGTGGAAGTTACCCTGGGGGAGGTGCCTGCTGCCGACTCACCGAGTCCTCCCCACAGTCCTCAGGGAGCCTCCAGCTTCTCGACTACCATCAACTACACTCTTTGGAGACAATCCGATGAGGGCTCCAGCAACCAAGAAGAGGAGGGGCCAAGAATGTTTCCTGACCTGGAGTCCGAGTTCCAAGCAGCAATCAGTAGGAAGATGGTTGAGTTGGTTCATTTTCTGCTCCTCAAGTATCGAGCCAGGGAGCCGGTCACAAAGGCAGAGATGCTGGAGAGTGTCATCAGAAATTTCCAGGACTTCTTTCCTGTGATCTTCAGCAAAGCCTCCGAGTACTTGCAGCTGGTCTTTGGCATCGAGGTGGTGGAAGTGGTCCCCATCAGCCACTTGTACATCCTtgtcacctgcctgggcctctcctACGATGGCCTGCTGGGCGACAATCAGATCATGCCCAAGACAGGCCTCCTGATAATCGTCCTGGCCATAATCGCAATAGAGGGCGACTGTGCCCCTGAGGAGAAAATCTGGGAGGAGCTGAGTATGTTGGAGGTGTTTGAGGGGGGGGAGGACAGTGTCTTCGAACATCCCAGGAAGCTGCTCATGCAAGATCTGGTGCAGGAAAACTACCTGGAGTACCGGCAGGTGCCCGGCAGTGATCCTGCATGCTACGAGTTCCTGTGGGGTCCAAGGGCCCTCATTGAAACCAGCTATGTGAAAGTCCTGCACCATACACTAAAGATGGGTGGAGAACCTCACATTTCCTACCCACCCCTGCATGAATGGGCtttgagagagggagaagagtga
- the LOC117977609 gene encoding melanoma-associated antigen 3 codes for MPLEQRSQHCKPEEGLEARGEARGEAVGLVGAQAPATEEQEAASSSSTLVEVTLGEVPAAESPDPPQSPQGASSLPTTMNYPLSSQSYEGSSNQEEEGPSTFPDLESEFQAALSRKVAELVHFLLLKYRAREPVTKAEMLGTVVGNWQYFFPVIFSKASNSLELVFGIELMEVDAIGHLYIFATCLGLSYDGLLGDNQIMPKTGFLIIVLAIIAREGDCAPEEKIWEELSVLEVFEGREESILGDPKKLLTQHFVQENYLEYRQVPGSDPTCYEFLWGPRALVETSYVKVLHHMLKISGAPRISYPPLHEWVLREGEE; via the coding sequence ATGCCTCTTGAGCAGAGGAGTCAGCACTGCAAGCCTGAAGAAGGCCTTGAGGCCCGAGGAGAGGCCCGAGGAGAGGCCGTGGGCCTGGTGGGTGCGCAGGCTCCTGCTACTGAGGAGCAGGAggctgcctcctcctcttctaCTCTAGTTGAAGTCACCCTGGGGGAGGTGCCTGCTGCCGAGTCACCAGATCCTCCCCAGAGTCCTCAGGGAGCCTCCAGCCTCCCCACTACCATGAACTACCCTCTCTCGAGCCAATCCTATGAGGGCTCCAGCAACCAAGAAGAGGAGGGGCCAAGCACCTTCCCTGACCTGGAGTCCGAGTTCCAAGCAGCACTCAGTAGGAAGGTGGCTGAGTTGGTTCATTTTCTGCTCCTCAAGTATCGAGCCAGGGAGCCGGTCACAAAGGCAGAAATGCTGGGGACTGTCGTCGGAAATTGGCAGTACTTCTTTCCTGTGATCTTCAGCAAGGCTTCCAATTCCTTGGAGCTGGTCTTTGGCATCGAGCTGATGGAAGTGGACGCCATCGGCCACTTGTACATCTTtgccacctgcctgggcctctcctACGATGGCCTGCTGGGTGACAATCAGATCATGCCCAAGACAGGCTTCCTGATAATCGTCCTGGCCATAATCGCAAGAGAGGGCGACTGTGCCCCTGAGGAGAAAATCTGGGAGGAGCTGAGTGTGTTAGAGGTGtttgaggggagggaagagagtaTCTTGGGGGATCCCAAGAAGCTGCTCACCCAACATTTCGTGCAGGAAAACTACCTGGAGTACCGGCAGGTCCCCGGCAGTGATCCTACATGCTATGAGTTCCTGTGGGGTCCAAGGGCGCTCGTTGAAACCAGCTATGTGAAAGTCCTGCACCATATGCTAAAGATCAGTGGAGCACCTCGCATTTCCTACCCACCCCTGCATGAGTGGGTTTTGAGAGAGGGGGAAGAGTGA